From Amyelois transitella isolate CPQ chromosome 17, ilAmyTran1.1, whole genome shotgun sequence:
TCGATGCGCACCGAGCCAGCATCGACCACGGCACGCCACATCTTGGAGGGGACGCTCAGGACTAGGTGCTCCAGCAACTGGTTTCGAGCCCTCTTCCTAAATCTAAACACAATTGTTTTGTCTTCTTCCTCTAGCTCCTTAAATATCCTATTGTTCTGTTGAATTAGTTTTTCCAGGATCTCCTCGTTtttgttttgcttaatgacatttttaagaataattagggggtttttattttctacgtCCCTTGCTTCCAGTTTGGCTGTATTGTTAATTCTCTTTTTCAGTTTCTCTCTTCCTTCTCTTGTCTTACAGCCTATGATCAGCTTTCTGTCTTTAGTTTTCCTTACTTTCTCTATCCTGACCCAGTCCCCGCCTTCTCCCGCCACTTCTCTTATTTGCTCCAGCACCTCGTCACCTGTTTCCACTCCTGCCTTGTCGTTGACAATAACGGAGTGGTAGGTGACGGGTGGTTCCCTCACATTGGCGACGACCTGTGAATAGGTTCGGGACTGCGCTCCTGTTCCTGTTCCCGATTCTGCCCGATGGTTAATGGCCTCTTTCAGGTCCCGTAAGGTCCTTGAATTCTCGTCTAAACGGTCAGTCAAAACCTTCAGGTAACTCTTTATATCACCTACATTCTCTTCCTCTTGAGGAGGAGGGGATGTCTGCGTTCTCACGCATGGGTTTTGACCTGGTGTGAAGTTTTTCAATTCCTGATAGATGGCCAGGTCACACACCAGGTCGTCCACCGCTTTTAACTTCTGAATGACAGAATCTTTGGTCGTTCTCTTTAAACGCAGCGCCGTTTCGACCTCGTTGATGGCAGCCTCCAAGAGGCCTCTAATATTGCCGCCCAACCTGTCCCGATCGTCATCGCTCAGGATCTTCCTTCTGTTCTCCTCTCTTAATAGCGGGGTTTTCGGGAAGTGCTGTACGAACCTACTCCTAGTTATAGGGGTAGCCCATTCCGTCGGTGGTGCCCTGGGAGGGGAGTCCGTGATGGTGGAATCACTCGATAGTTGAGTGGGAGAAATCGTGTTATCATCATAGTAGGAAAGTGTCTTTTTAAAAGACACGGTCTTTGGCGTAGGGTTAGGAGTcatgatttaaaatgtaaatttgtaaaagttgtaaaatacaggaaaaaatacaatatagtaTAGCTAAAATGGGAACTAAAATATAGGAGAAGGCAAAACGCCAGtcaattttacttaaaaacttaacACTAATGGACTAGACAAGAGTAAAATACGGGATAATTGTTCGTGTCGGAGGGTCTAAGAATAATGCACTgcacttactttttatttaaagtcacTTCGCACAGGCACGTGGTCTGGCTCGTGAAAATTGCGTCAATCACCTCGGTCTGGAGCCACTGACCCTATCCTGATAAGCACACCGTGTCACTGTCCActagattatatttttcacaatttttctgaatttttaaaactattttaaaaatatttttttgcaattaattTGAGGAGCGCATCAGAGCACGTCCGTACTCGACGAGCGCTCGGAGCAGACtgaggttaggttaggttaggttaggttaggttaggttaggttaggttaggttaggttaggttaggttaggttaggttaggttaggttaggttaggttaggttaggttaggttaggttaggttaggttaggttaggttaggttaggttaggtttttttttttttttttttttttttttttttttttttatagacgctaatttatttgtttggcaATAGATTATTTATGATATAGGTATACTATGTTTTACTGTATGATAAATGTAGCGTTGATGggtctctgctatttgatacagatacccaTCGTCGCTTTTATCTGAAGCTATATTATTGGGAATTGGGTGCCAATGATCTGCTTAGAATTAATTTTGACTATTTGGTTGATGTGTGATACGGTGTATATGAAGCGACTTTGAACTTTGCAGGGCGTTAAAGTTTACAGGGCTCTACCTTCTACTAGAGGCACATCATTATGTCGAGGGCGGCCAACATGTTGCTAATAGCCGTAGTCAGTGCTGTCCTGAAGGGCTTTAATGGCATTGACTATACGGGGGCATAAATTGTTGTCGGTGGCAGAGTGGCAAGTGTTGGCGCTACGCACAGACTTGCAATTAATGCAACACCTTTTGTTGGGATCGGCGCGAACGGGGCAAGAGTTGATTTGGTGCtcagtggaaccacagtgggCGCACGGGTTGGACTCTGCGGTGCACTTGTTGTTAGTGTGCCCGAACTGCAGGCACTTATAGCACTGCACGAAGCGGCTAAAGTCCGCCACGTGCACTCGCTGGTGCTCCACATTCGCGCGCTCCCCTTCGACCAGCCTGCGCCGGATCGCCGGGGCCACCTCCAACACCGCATTGTAAAAGCGCTCGTTTCGGTTGTTCAGGAGGAAGCAAAGGCGGATTTCTTCGCGCGGGATTTGGTTCTGGTGGCTTATGATGTCCACCAGCTCCTCCCTCTGGACCTCTTTGCTAATTCCCTTGAGAATGATGAGTGGGCGACGGAGTCTCGACTCCTCTGCTGCAATACCGGGTATATTGTTGACTTTCTGGAGGATATTATCGCGTTGTTCGTTCGTATCGAACTCGACTTTTAGCATATTCTGGCGCAGGGGTTTAACTTTTGTGGGAGCGAATGTTGTTTTCCTGAACGAAATGTGTTTCCTCCACTCGTCGTATACAACCGGCTGCTTGTCGCTAGACTCCTTAGCCTTTATGATTATCGATGGTAGAGTGCGCGAAGGAGGAGGAATACTCTTGGGGGAAGGCGTCACCACGGCCGCGGCGAAGGATTTAGCAGGCGCTGGTGGAGAGGGCGCTGGCGTTGTCGGCGTCATGGCCTTGAGTTCCTCGCGGATACTCTCCCGAATGATAGCGAGCAATGTGCTCTGGTCCGGGAGGATCTCCGGAGTCGGAGGAACCGGCGCTATCGCGACCGTTGGCCCGGCCTCATTGATCTTTGCCAACGCCTGCGCAGATCTTTGTATCTCTTGCGCCGCAGCCGCGATAAGCCGCTTGTTGGTGGCTGTGACGCTCTTTCCCTCATTAACGGCTTTATTAATGGCGTACGTGAGTTTGGTGACTACCGTCATGAAAGAGTCAAGACTCTTCACGTCCTCGGAGCGAGCGGGCAGTTCAATTATCATGGTGCTGGAGGATTTACTGGACTTGGTGGCGGTTGGTTTTTTAGCGGGCGCAACTTTGGTGGTTGTTTGGGAGGCAATGGCGTCACTCACTTCGGGTGTTTCAGTGTCAGACATGTACCGAAGGTGGGGCATGTCTGACTCGGGAGAGAGTTGGAATTCTACGCTGGGGGTTAGGAGATCCTCATCCTCCATCTCGCTAATGGGCGCTATGTTCACACGAGTGCGATCGGAGAGGCCAGCTGTTGTTAGGAAGGCCCTGGAATGGCCTGCCACGGGTGATGAAGACCGCGAAGGGCGATTGGGGGGTGCAGGGGGAGGTCGATTAGTCGCCTCCTTCCGGGtgggagaccgggtgagcccCATGGTCTCGTCGGTGAGTAAGTGAAATTTATTCGGATATGAAAGTCCAAAACAAACTGTAATTTTGGagaactgaaactactaaaacctgaaaaactttgcgaatttttcgcgtattttgcccggggatggctcaaaatgacgggataggcagcccgaacaataatcagaagtacttaagggggggtccggaagaaaaaattcggtTTTAGACAAAAATGGATGATTGAACTATTGAAAAATCGtaacagaagaaaaatgacaaaatagtatgaaaaattcgaggATATGGAGAcggctggtatgcagaatggatggcggcgtcaagacgaagagatcaaggtatcacaagtgggtatgggtacacaagagatgggatgccgatatatgggtgcgaggtataaggtaacctcggtaggtatttaaaatatgaaaaaaattaataattaaaaaactactgaacggattctaATGGTTGGGGTGTCAAAAGATGGGGAATACCGAGACGAattatagacagaaactaactAGACcgtttttgatagaaaaaatttggaatatcgacaaaaaactgtaattttggagaactgaaactactaaaacctgaaaaactttgcgaatttttcgcgtattttgcccggggatggctcaaaatgacgggataggcagcccgaacaataatcagaagtacttaagggggggtccggaagaaaaaattcggtTTTAGACAAAAATGGATGATTGAACTATTGAAAAATCGtaacagaagaaaaatgacaaaatagtatgaaaaattcgaggATATGGAGAcggctggtatgcagaatggatggcggcgtcaagacgaagagatcaaggtatcacaagtgggtatgggtacacaagagatgggatgccgatatatgggtgcgaggtataaggtaacctcggtaggtatttaaaatatgaaaaaaattaataattaaaaaactactgaacggattctaATGGTTGGGGTGTCAAAAGATGGGGAATACCGAGACGAattatagacagaaactaactAGACcgtttttgatagaaaaaatttggaatatcgacaaaaaactgtaattttggagaactgaaactactaaaacctgaaaaactttgcgaatttttcgcgtattttgcccggggatggctcaaaatgacgggataggcagcccgaacaataatcagaagtacttaagggggggtccggaagaaaaaattcggtTTTAGACAAAAATGGATGATTGAACTATTGAAAAATCGtaacagaagaaaaatgacaaaatagtatgaaaaattcgaggATATGGAGAcggctggtatgcagaatggatggcggcgtcaagacgaagagatcaaggtatcacaagtgggtatgggtacacaagagatgggatcggttaggttaggttaggttaggttaggttaggttaggttaggttaggttaggttaggttaggttaggttaggttaggttaggttaggttaggttaggttaggttaggttaggttaggttaggttaggttaggttaggttaggttaggttaggttaggttaggttaggttaggttaggttaggttaggttaggttaggttaggttaggttaggttaggttaggttaggttaggttaggttaggttaggttaggttaggttaggttaggttaggttaggttaggttaggttaggttgagGTTTATCTTTGGTCGGACTTGTGCGATAATTTGCAATtcggataaaataaattctcacACAATTTTtggcatacatatggttattGATTTTCGCTTTTTGGATTGGATTTTGacgttttttagtttttgtttgctatttatttttgacagtgtatttatttttccgtttatatcttttcttttcttttcttttcttttgtttttcttttttcttgtgAAGGGCTTTGCTTGTCCTCAGGGACTGCCGTTTACCGCGTAATTTTTGGACTCTCCGTTCAAAAGTTACGGGGCTAAACGTGCTCttcacttttaaatttattttgtgtatctgtgtttttaattttatttgtaaaattcatatcttttttcttttctttctttctcatCTGCAATCTTGTGTGTCGTTTGGGTCTTCGTGAGCACTATATAGCTTTCCTTTGCACTGTAACCATTGGACCGTTGGTTCCAAAGTTATAGTGCAAAAACAGgattgctattatttttctcacAGGAGACGCTTGCgccaaataagttttgcaggtGTTCCTTTCGTTTCTACTCCCCAACCCTTTGGGTTAGGTGAGTTTTTGTGCTTGAGGGTGAAAGGGGGTGAGTTTCGCCCCCCTTTGCCTTTTTTCGTGTGGTCGCGGGAACAATAGTTCCCAAGTTATTGGGTCAAAAACCCCAACATGTCGGGCCGAAATTCGGCCAGATGCAGCCGAGGGCGGTCGGTAACCCCCCGAGGCGCCAAGGAGGGCTCTAAGTCGGCGTACAGCAGCCTGGGAGGGTCACTGTATGCCACGGACTGCTCCGACTCGGAGGGGGAACTACTTCCTGAAGTAACGATGGTGGCAGGCTCTACTTCTCTGAAGAGAAAGGCCGAAAATGCCGAGGTGGATATGCTTCCCGAAAAGGGTACTAAAACTGGCATATCAAAGAGAGGGCGTGCGCCTGCAAAGGCGACCAGTGCAGGACTGAGCCAGGCAAAGGCTAAACTGTCACTGATGGCGTCGGAATTTGCCGACTTCGAGGATGAGGCTGACAAAGCGGCGGGTTATTTGAGGGATACTCCCCAAATAAACATTGATGAGGTCTCAATAGTGGACGGTCAGCTGGAGGTGGTGCGCAAGGCGGCTCGGACCGTACTAGAGGAGGCCAAGAAGTCCGGTAACCTAAAGGGGACGACCTGGGCCAAAATGAAGTCCGCCTGCGCCGAAATCCTCGAAGCGGCGGACAAAATCGCGGACCGAGGCGAGGAGTCCGAGGTCATCCGCAAAATGGCGGCGGACAACAAGAGGATGCGGGAGGAACTAGCTCTGCTTAGGCAAGAAACTAAAGCCCTCCGAACCGCATTCTCCGAGAGGAAGGCCCCCAATACGGAGCCCTTGGCCTCGACGGCCGATATTATGGCCCAGGTTGACCGCTCCATGCGGTCGTTCGGAGAGTCCCTCACCAGGGACCTTTTCCTCTCTCTGGGGGGAATGATGAACGACCGAATAAAGGAGCTAGAGAAGAGGGCTATTGTTGCCCCCCAGGAGGTGCTGCGTCCACCGCTTGCGGCTGACCGTCGCAACAAGGAGGCAGGGAAGGCACAAGATGCCAAAAAAGCCGAGGCACCGATACAGCCCGGAAATGTGGGGGCAACTGCAGGCTCCACCCTGATGCCCCCGGCAAGACCTGGCCCGGCGCCCAAAGCGCCAAAAGCCACAGCGGCCAAGGCCCAGCAACCTCCCTTACAGGATGCTTCTGGCGCCCCACCCCAGGAGGAACCCACCCCCTCCTCCTCTTGGACGGAGGTGGTTAAAAAGGGGAAAAATAAGGGGAAGGGGAAAAAATCCTCCCCTCCTGAGGTGGATAGCGCGGCTCCTCGCCCCACGGCCCCTGCACCGGTCAAGCGGCAGTATGCCCTTCCCAAATCAACGGCTGTGGTGGTGACTCTCAAGTCGGGTGCCACAGTCGACTACAAAACTGTGATGGGAAGGGTCACCACGATAAAACTGGCGACAGTGGGTGTGGAACACGTGGCGGTGAGGAGTACGGCGACGGGCGCCAGA
This genomic window contains:
- the LOC132902756 gene encoding uncharacterized protein LOC132902756, producing the protein MSGRNSARCSRGRSVTPRGAKEGSKSAYSSLGGSLYATDCSDSEGELLPEVTMVAGSTSLKRKAENAEVDMLPEKGTKTGISKRGRAPAKATSAGLSQAKAKLSLMASEFADFEDEADKAAGYLRDTPQINIDEVSIVDGQLEVVRKAARTVLEEAKKSGNLKGTTWAKMKSACAEILEAADKIADRGEESEVIRKMAADNKRMREELALLRQETKALRTAFSERKAPNTEPLASTADIMAQVDRSMRSFGESLTRDLFLSLGGMMNDRIKELEKRAIVAPQEVLRPPLAADRRNKEAGKAQDAKKAEAPIQPGNVGATAGSTLMPPARPGPAPKAPKATAAKAQQPPLQDASGAPPQEEPTPSSSWTEVVKKGKNKGKGKKSSPPEVDSAAPRPTAPAPVKRQYALPKSTAVVVTLKSGATVDYKTVMGRVTTIKLATVGVEHVAVRSTATGARIIEIPGNDSSVVADNLAEKIRELVGDVAEVTRPYKTAQIKISGFDESVTPETLRNEVSLAGKCPPEHIKVGQIRMTPDFTGAVIVTCPVAVANALVADGRILIGWSSAKITGLEPLPMRCFRCMGLGHTRALCPSPVDRSELCHRCGKTGHLTQQCVEKEPWCAVCHHAKLPAKHTMGGKACNPPRTKGRLEPTGLKSVGNTMEH